GACCTTGAGGCGCTTCTTGGCGGCGCGGATGGACAGGAGCGGCTCCACGCCGATCACGGTCCCGAGGAGCTTCTCCGGGGCATAGCCCTCGTCCCGGTGAAGCTCCAGCTCCCAGAAGAGCCTGGTGCGGTAGGCGCGGAACATCACGAAGGCGTCGGTGTAGCGGCCGCCGTGCAGGAGGTTGATCAGCC
This portion of the Candidatus Rokuibacteriota bacterium genome encodes:
- a CDS encoding glycosyltransferase family 2 protein — encoded protein: LINLLHGGRYTDAFVMFRAYRTRLFWELELHRDEGYAPEKLLGTVIGVEPLLSIRAAKKRLKVSEIPADEPPRIGGERKLQMFRWGAAYLLQTLREVYHWRP